In Flavobacterium sp. CBA20B-1, the following are encoded in one genomic region:
- a CDS encoding TonB-dependent receptor: protein MLRKIVILFICLLSNYFFAQTKCVGKIKDFNENPIFNASVVCKNTEGHIISFSFTDNSGDYSIDIETSGSFIIEVNKAGFLKEKKDLIVDKKNKKYQLDFVLNETSELLDDLVIEIENPIKQMGDTLSYDAKNFSTGREQTVEDLLKNIPGITVEKDGKIQFAGIEIEKVMVDGDDFFNKGYSLLTKNMPNKPLDKVQILRRYSNNKLLKGIEESNKVALNLTIDDKYKDIWFGDISMGYGLVSENRYDVSGNLMNFSKKYKNFLNYGLNNIGLDKVGSIEDMIFNNNDLESIGSKNLNKIMGLDASRAGQLKDERTRINNAENISLSTIIPLTEVLKVKFVGFLGLDENYAFNNRLNVTSVGNTYFENSEMNRFKSHLKKGYINLLTTYDISKNDMLQVSSVFNKGIINNYNDLTFNKKNTLERLETENSFFDQKLTYTHKWKDKNVVLIKGRFFSNKIPQFYAVDDYLLGDLFSFDADAMNNNIDNQKTFSGIEADFKLKQKNNDLIEFQVGYQYNKDIINTNFQLFNNYSSIRPNEFQTDSSFSTNDFYIRSRYTWKWTNFQITGRGDAHQLFNRFESLKSNKSQNPFYINPSISFRWDITPTQVLIAAYMLNYSNIPVINVNDTYVLSSSRSFSKGLGNFQLTDFQSANIRYTYNHYLSRYNITFGLDYSKQNNTLSTRSILNQNNNLSESILMKGGNTYSFSIKSQFYLPYFMKSTISFGGNYRISKSFNVINNSGLRKTIYYSQNYNFQWRTNYRTGFNFSMSSEFTFDKVESPDFINNFNNNFNVLELYYLLGKFNFKILGEHYHFGNLENNNKDHLFIDFETSYNINDKYTITLRGNNLLNKKNFSTYRISDIGYTTSTYSLVNRYILLSIKFRF, encoded by the coding sequence ATGCTAAGAAAAATTGTAATTCTATTTATATGTCTATTATCAAATTATTTTTTCGCACAAACTAAATGTGTTGGAAAAATTAAAGATTTCAATGAGAATCCCATTTTTAATGCATCAGTAGTATGCAAAAACACTGAGGGGCATATTATTAGTTTTAGCTTTACTGATAATAGTGGGGATTACAGTATAGATATTGAAACAAGTGGATCGTTTATAATAGAAGTAAATAAAGCGGGTTTTTTAAAAGAAAAAAAAGATCTTATTGTTGATAAAAAAAATAAAAAATATCAACTAGATTTTGTGTTAAATGAAACTAGTGAATTGCTAGATGATTTAGTCATTGAAATTGAAAATCCGATTAAACAAATGGGGGACACTCTTTCTTATGATGCAAAAAATTTTAGTACCGGTAGAGAACAAACTGTGGAAGATTTGTTAAAAAACATTCCGGGAATTACAGTTGAAAAAGATGGTAAAATTCAATTTGCAGGTATTGAAATTGAAAAAGTAATGGTTGATGGCGATGATTTTTTTAATAAAGGGTATTCTTTACTAACAAAAAATATGCCCAATAAGCCACTTGATAAAGTACAGATATTACGAAGATACTCTAATAATAAACTTCTAAAAGGAATAGAGGAATCAAATAAGGTGGCGTTAAACCTTACGATAGACGACAAATATAAAGATATTTGGTTTGGAGATATTTCTATGGGTTATGGCTTAGTTTCAGAAAACCGTTACGATGTTAGTGGAAATTTAATGAATTTTAGTAAAAAATATAAAAACTTTCTTAATTATGGATTAAATAATATTGGTTTAGACAAAGTAGGCTCAATAGAAGATATGATTTTTAATAATAATGACCTAGAATCAATTGGAAGTAAAAATCTAAATAAAATAATGGGATTGGACGCAAGTCGTGCAGGTCAATTAAAGGATGAGCGAACTAGAATAAATAACGCGGAAAATATATCATTAAGTACAATTATTCCCTTAACAGAAGTATTAAAAGTGAAATTTGTCGGTTTTTTGGGATTGGATGAAAACTATGCATTTAATAATAGATTAAATGTAACTTCTGTTGGAAATACTTATTTCGAAAATTCTGAAATGAACAGATTTAAAAGTCACTTAAAAAAAGGATATATAAATTTATTAACTACTTACGATATCTCTAAAAATGATATGCTACAAGTTAGTTCTGTCTTTAATAAGGGGATAATAAATAATTATAATGATTTAACATTTAATAAAAAAAATACATTAGAACGTTTGGAAACTGAAAATAGTTTTTTTGATCAAAAGTTAACCTATACTCATAAATGGAAAGATAAAAATGTTGTACTTATAAAAGGAAGGTTTTTTTCAAATAAAATTCCGCAATTTTATGCTGTAGATGATTATCTATTGGGAGATTTATTTTCATTTGATGCAGATGCTATGAACAATAATATTGATAATCAAAAGACCTTTTCTGGAATTGAAGCAGATTTTAAATTAAAGCAGAAAAATAATGATTTAATTGAATTTCAAGTGGGTTATCAATATAATAAAGATATAATTAATACTAATTTTCAATTATTTAATAACTACTCAAGTATTCGTCCAAATGAATTTCAGACTGATAGTTCATTTTCTACAAATGATTTTTATATTAGAAGTCGTTATACTTGGAAATGGACTAATTTTCAAATTACAGGTCGTGGAGATGCTCATCAACTATTTAATAGATTTGAATCTTTAAAATCAAATAAATCGCAAAACCCATTTTACATAAATCCTTCAATTAGTTTTCGATGGGATATCACCCCTACACAAGTACTAATTGCGGCTTACATGTTAAACTATTCAAATATTCCAGTAATCAATGTAAATGACACGTACGTACTTAGTTCATCAAGATCATTTTCTAAAGGATTAGGAAATTTTCAGTTAACAGATTTTCAATCTGCTAATATAAGATACACTTACAATCATTATCTTTCAAGATACAATATTACATTTGGTTTAGATTATAGTAAGCAGAATAATACTTTATCAACAAGAAGTATACTAAACCAAAATAATAATCTATCAGAATCTATTTTAATGAAAGGGGGTAATACTTATTCATTTTCAATAAAATCGCAATTTTATTTACCATATTTTATGAAAAGCACAATTAGTTTTGGTGGGAACTATAGAATATCTAAATCTTTTAATGTAATTAACAATTCAGGATTACGAAAAACCATTTATTATTCCCAAAACTATAATTTTCAATGGAGAACAAATTATCGTACTGGTTTTAACTTTTCTATGAGTTCAGAATTTACTTTTGATAAAGTAGAATCTCCAGATTTTATTAATAATTTTAATAATAATTTTAATGTATTAGAATTATATTATCTATTGGGAAAATTTAATTTTAAAATATTAGGAGAGCACTATCATTTTGGAAACCTAGAGAATAATAATAAAGACCATCTTTTTATTGATTTTGAAACGTCATACAATATAAATGATAAATATACAATTACATTACGGGGTAATAATCTATTGAATAAAAAAAACTTTTCGACCTATCGTATTTCTGACATCGGCTATACAACATCTACATACTCCTTAGTCAACCGGTATATTTTACTTTCAATCAAATTTAGATTTTAA
- a CDS encoding GLPGLI family protein yields MKIICFILFYFSLFAVTAQERIKVDYSEYKHVQIPILQKGQLYIDLKNEKTVWVENTSSRIENYDKKNIEKPKNEDIRRPDNSFEVSLGRTIPDDYVLYDYKNRKIEIIEDLGKKVFSVPDTFNELKWNLQKETKTVNNIECFKATTNFRGNDWDVWYAPSIPYPYGPWKLHGLPGLILEAKTKDGFYTLIADKIEYNYPENNQLVPRDKILKELSFKEYLEYQDVLFNMLFLGEDMPKQARDIFAHKKERKFETKANLSWMK; encoded by the coding sequence ATGAAAATAATATGTTTTATTTTATTTTATTTTAGCCTTTTTGCCGTTACTGCACAAGAACGTATCAAAGTGGATTATTCCGAATATAAACATGTTCAAATTCCTATTTTGCAAAAGGGACAACTTTATATAGACTTAAAAAACGAAAAAACGGTTTGGGTTGAAAATACAAGTTCTAGAATAGAAAATTATGACAAAAAAAATATTGAAAAACCTAAAAACGAAGATATAAGACGCCCCGATAATTCTTTTGAAGTTTCGTTAGGAAGAACCATTCCAGATGATTATGTTCTTTATGACTACAAAAACAGAAAAATAGAGATTATTGAGGATTTAGGTAAGAAAGTATTTTCTGTTCCCGATACATTTAATGAGTTAAAATGGAATTTACAGAAAGAAACTAAAACAGTTAACAATATAGAATGCTTTAAAGCAACAACAAATTTCAGAGGAAATGATTGGGATGTTTGGTATGCTCCATCTATTCCTTACCCATATGGACCATGGAAATTACATGGCTTACCAGGATTAATTTTAGAAGCAAAAACAAAAGACGGATTTTATACATTAATAGCAGATAAGATAGAATATAATTATCCAGAAAATAATCAATTAGTTCCAAGAGATAAAATTCTTAAAGAGTTATCGTTCAAAGAATATTTGGAATATCAAGACGTTCTATTTAATATGTTGTTTTTAGGAGAAGATATGCCTAAACAGGCAAGAGATATATTTGCACATAAAAAAGAAAGAAAATTTGAAACTAAAGCAAACCTTTCATGGATGAAGTAA